The Marinomonas maritima genome segment CAAGTTCCTATGCTTATCAATGGTGAAATGGTGATCAGCCGTACAACTCAATGGCTCGCCGTGACTGATCCAGCGACACAAAATGAAATCGCCAGCCTGCCGTGCGCGACGCAGGCCGAGGTTGAACAGGCTGTAGCCGCAGCCAAAGCCGCCTTTGTTAGCTGGAAAGAAACCCCAGTGTCAGAGCGAGCTCGGCTTATGTTGCGTTATCAAGCCTTATTAAAAGAGCACCATGATGAACTGGCGACTATTCTAAGTAAGGAAACGGGAAAAACCTTTGAGGATGCCAAAGGCGATGTGTGGCGTGGTATAGAAGTGGTGGAGCATGCGTGCAATATTGCCTCCCTCAGCATGGGTGAAACGGTTGAAAACGTGGCCCGTAAAGTGGATTGCTACAGTTACAGCCAACCTCTGGGCGTGTGTGTCGGCATTACGCCGTTTAATTTTCCGGCGATGATTCCGTTGTGGATGTTTCCCATGGCCATTGCCTGCGGTAACACCTTTGTTTTAAAACCCTCTGAACAAGATCCATTAACCCCGATGCGTTTAGCCGAATTGTTTCAAGATGCCGGTGCACCAGCGGGTTTATTGCAAGTAATACATGGCACTAAAGAGGTAGTGGATCAGTTATTGGTACATCCAGATATAGAAGCCATTTCTTTTGTCGGTTCGGTCGCCGTGGCGGAACATATTTATAAAACCGGCACAGCGCATATGAAGCGGGTGCAGGCTTTTGCGGGTGCCAAAAACCATATGGTAGTGATGCCAGACGCGCAGAAGCAGCAGGTGATTAATAATCTGGTTGGGGCTTCCGTCGGCGCTGCTGGCCAACGTTGTATGGCGATTTCGGTGGCGGTGTTTGTCGGCGAGTCGCGCCAATGGGTGGGTGAATTAACAGAAGCGCTGGCGAAAGTTCGCCCCGGTGCGTGGGATGATAAAGCGGCGGGTTATGGCCCCTTGATCAACCCTCAAGCCAAGCAACGAGTGGTGCAGTTAATAACCGAGGGCATAGACGCAGGCGCTGAGTGTGTTTTAGACGGGCGTGATTGTCAGGTCGCTGGTTTCCCAGAGGGAAACTGGG includes the following:
- a CDS encoding CoA-acylating methylmalonate-semialdehyde dehydrogenase, translated to MTQQVPMLINGEMVISRTTQWLAVTDPATQNEIASLPCATQAEVEQAVAAAKAAFVSWKETPVSERARLMLRYQALLKEHHDELATILSKETGKTFEDAKGDVWRGIEVVEHACNIASLSMGETVENVARKVDCYSYSQPLGVCVGITPFNFPAMIPLWMFPMAIACGNTFVLKPSEQDPLTPMRLAELFQDAGAPAGLLQVIHGTKEVVDQLLVHPDIEAISFVGSVAVAEHIYKTGTAHMKRVQAFAGAKNHMVVMPDAQKQQVINNLVGASVGAAGQRCMAISVAVFVGESRQWVGELTEALAKVRPGAWDDKAAGYGPLINPQAKQRVVQLITEGIDAGAECVLDGRDCQVAGFPEGNWVGPTLFTKVTRDMSIYTEEIFGPVLLILEVDTLEEAIALINDNPYGNGTSIFTASGAAARKYQHEIKVGQVGINVPVPVPLPFFSFTGWRKSFYGDQHAYGKQAVRFYSETKTVTARWFEDDIAAGPNMTITLK